The following proteins come from a genomic window of Oceanispirochaeta sp. M1:
- a CDS encoding ROK family protein — protein MKAIGIDIGGTKIAAGLVTDKGQLLDSTVLDIKDIHSPIELMTVLDPVLKRLIEVGGTNISDIAGIGIGSPGPLDVKKGILNNHYTLNQGLYGMNIVDDFQEKYGVPVLLDHDVNTALWAHHCFSDLQGKDSLMLTFGTGIGGAVYKQGSFIRGAGGCAPELGHILINDEDSDCYCGMSGCFEAMASGSALTKEALKHYKKISQFYQAYEDRDPKAVEITKHFVNNIERGLTSLIRSFEPELVILGGGMMEGFYPLFIENLSNDFYKNAFVEGEFEMIHSSFGNHAGLMGAAGLILRGDTNWKG, from the coding sequence TTGAAAGCTATCGGAATTGATATCGGAGGAACCAAAATTGCTGCAGGTCTGGTCACAGACAAGGGGCAGCTTCTTGATTCTACGGTTCTGGACATAAAGGATATACACTCACCCATCGAACTAATGACTGTTCTTGATCCTGTTCTCAAACGTTTGATTGAGGTCGGGGGAACAAATATTTCAGATATTGCTGGAATTGGAATCGGATCTCCCGGTCCTCTTGATGTCAAAAAAGGGATTTTAAATAATCACTACACCCTGAATCAGGGACTGTACGGCATGAATATTGTTGATGATTTCCAGGAAAAATATGGAGTTCCTGTTCTTCTTGATCACGATGTCAATACAGCCTTATGGGCTCATCACTGCTTTTCAGACCTTCAAGGCAAAGACTCTCTTATGCTTACTTTCGGAACAGGAATCGGTGGGGCCGTTTACAAACAGGGCTCCTTTATACGCGGTGCCGGAGGATGTGCTCCCGAACTTGGACACATTCTGATCAATGATGAGGATAGTGACTGCTACTGTGGGATGTCCGGATGTTTTGAAGCCATGGCCTCAGGATCTGCACTCACAAAGGAAGCTCTGAAACATTATAAGAAAATAAGCCAGTTTTATCAGGCTTATGAAGACAGAGACCCGAAAGCAGTCGAAATCACTAAACACTTTGTAAATAATATAGAGCGTGGATTGACCTCCCTGATCCGTTCCTTTGAGCCGGAGCTTGTAATCCTTGGCGGGGGAATGATGGAAGGATTTTATCCGTTGTTTATTGAAAATCTGAGTAATGATTTTTATAAAAATGCCTTTGTAGAAGGTGAATTTGAGATGATACATTCCAGCTTCGGCAACCATGCAGGACTTATGGGAGCTGCCGGACTTATATTAAGGGGAGATACAAATTGGAAGGGCTGA
- a CDS encoding iron ABC transporter permease has product MSDFEVLLKQSMQLKESYIKHKSRKNLFLVILIPVVIILIGSAVAFGSADIEFLDVYRTILSKLFSGIAPSAGHADIIIWKLRLPRILMGLLAGIALGSSGAVMQVVLRNPLADPYMLGIASAAGFGASLAIVLGVGVVAGPYLIIGNAFLFSLLSSTLILALSGRRGATPESMVLTGLALLFFFQAMTTIIQYFGESEAVKAAVFWTVGDLGKAGWGKLAIIAPLVLAGTGLLIWKSGDLNVMNTGDASAKSLGINVQGTRIFAMVVSTLMVAGIVSFTGTIGFVGLVAPHVVRMVIGTDNRILVPASGLVGAVLLVLSDTVARTILSPVILPVGSVTAFLGVPLFLYLIMKKKGRIL; this is encoded by the coding sequence ATGTCAGATTTTGAAGTTTTATTGAAACAGAGTATGCAATTAAAGGAATCCTATATAAAGCACAAGAGCAGAAAGAATCTGTTTCTTGTTATTCTAATTCCTGTTGTTATTATTTTAATAGGATCTGCTGTTGCCTTTGGTTCTGCAGATATCGAATTTCTTGATGTATACCGCACAATATTGAGTAAATTATTTTCCGGAATTGCCCCCTCCGCCGGACACGCTGATATTATTATATGGAAGCTGCGGCTTCCCCGTATCCTCATGGGCCTTTTAGCCGGGATCGCCCTTGGGTCTTCTGGGGCAGTCATGCAGGTTGTTTTGAGGAATCCTTTGGCCGATCCCTATATGCTTGGAATTGCGTCAGCCGCTGGTTTTGGAGCGTCTTTGGCTATTGTACTCGGGGTGGGAGTAGTTGCAGGTCCTTATCTAATCATAGGGAACGCCTTTCTGTTTTCCCTTCTCTCTTCCACTCTTATCCTCGCTTTATCCGGTAGACGGGGAGCAACTCCCGAATCCATGGTCCTCACAGGTCTTGCCCTTCTTTTCTTTTTCCAGGCGATGACCACAATAATTCAGTATTTTGGAGAATCAGAGGCAGTAAAGGCTGCTGTTTTCTGGACTGTAGGTGATCTTGGGAAAGCCGGATGGGGGAAATTGGCCATTATCGCGCCCCTTGTCCTTGCCGGTACCGGACTCCTAATCTGGAAGTCAGGAGACCTTAACGTTATGAACACCGGAGATGCCAGTGCGAAGAGTCTGGGGATTAATGTCCAGGGGACCAGAATCTTTGCCATGGTGGTTAGTACCCTTATGGTTGCCGGGATTGTCAGTTTTACAGGAACCATAGGTTTTGTCGGATTAGTCGCTCCCCATGTCGTCAGAATGGTTATCGGTACGGATAACCGAATACTGGTTCCGGCTTCAGGTCTTGTAGGTGCTGTTCTTCTGGTCTTATCAGATACAGTGGCAAGAACAATTCTATCACCGGTAATTCTTCCTGTCGGTTCGGTTACGGCATTTCTCGGGGTCCCCTTGTTTCTGTATTTAATTATGAAAAAAAAGGGAAGAATTTTATGA
- a CDS encoding Cof-type HAD-IIB family hydrolase — protein sequence MRNLIKLAVSDVDGTLVNKDKRVTPLTREAIKTFQESGGSFTLATGRIERSAIPFCRDLDIRVPVILYNGARIVDPLTEEVLWEKSLHKDDLDRALELRSKYSFDYLIYSDGEAFVFKRSDAVKLFEKGDGYKCTLITDPLMFSEREVTKILMIGDNQYFSGFSDDFYGTRKNPAPLVQSESNYLEILPAGVNKGTALDKLQEILGLKKENIVCFGDNMNDIEMLQNAGTGIAMGNALSLVKEAADIVTSDHNNDGVGRILNSLHL from the coding sequence TTGAGAAATCTGATTAAGCTGGCAGTCAGTGATGTAGACGGTACACTTGTTAATAAGGATAAGAGAGTTACTCCTCTGACCAGAGAGGCAATTAAAACCTTTCAGGAGAGTGGCGGCTCCTTTACCCTTGCCACCGGCCGGATAGAGAGGTCAGCCATCCCATTCTGCCGGGATCTCGATATCAGGGTTCCTGTAATCCTTTATAATGGAGCCCGGATAGTTGATCCCCTGACAGAAGAGGTTCTCTGGGAAAAATCCCTGCATAAGGACGATCTTGACAGGGCTCTGGAGCTGAGAAGTAAATACTCCTTTGATTATCTCATATATTCAGATGGGGAGGCCTTTGTATTTAAAAGGAGTGATGCCGTCAAACTTTTTGAGAAGGGAGATGGTTACAAGTGCACTCTTATCACAGACCCCCTGATGTTCAGTGAAAGGGAAGTAACAAAAATCCTGATGATTGGGGATAACCAGTATTTTTCAGGGTTCAGTGACGATTTCTACGGAACCCGGAAGAACCCGGCTCCCCTTGTTCAGTCTGAATCCAACTATCTGGAAATCCTACCCGCAGGGGTTAATAAGGGGACGGCTCTGGATAAACTTCAGGAAATCCTCGGTCTTAAAAAAGAAAATATTGTCTGCTTCGGAGACAATATGAATGATATTGAAATGCTGCAGAATGCGGGCACCGGCATCGCCATGGGAAATGCCCTGTCTCTAGTAAAGGAAGCAGCAGATATTGTCACTTCTGATCATAATAATGATGGTGTAGGTCGTATTTTAAATAGTTTGCATCTTTAA
- a CDS encoding ABC transporter ATP-binding protein, with protein MNIIVEDLHFSYPGKDVLKGIDLCLEETEIMCIIGPNGSGKSTLVKCIEDLLKPQQGRILLGGTDSRKLSSLDIARIIGYVPQISKQIFSTTVFDAVLMGRKPHSSWRSSSEDIDVVIEILITMDLADIALQEFNNLSGGQQQRVLIARALAQKPKVLLLDEPTSALDIAHQLEVMEIIHNLVHKQRIAVLMVVHDLNLASRYADKIVMLDDGKIHTSGTAEKTLTCRNIEKVYGVEVDISGHTGKLAVTPIRRVNQRGLGMKQKGFLKDSSVSSSCSAGSKGCLFNSNRAYVKKY; from the coding sequence ATGAATATAATAGTTGAAGATCTGCATTTTTCATATCCCGGAAAAGATGTATTAAAAGGAATCGATCTCTGTCTTGAAGAGACAGAAATCATGTGTATCATTGGTCCGAATGGAAGCGGGAAAAGTACTCTTGTGAAGTGTATTGAGGATCTGTTAAAACCACAGCAAGGGCGAATCCTTTTAGGAGGGACAGATTCCAGAAAATTGAGCAGCCTGGATATTGCAAGGATCATCGGATATGTTCCACAAATCAGCAAACAGATATTTTCCACTACGGTATTTGATGCGGTTCTTATGGGAAGAAAACCCCATTCCTCATGGAGAAGCAGCAGTGAAGATATTGATGTTGTCATCGAGATTCTTATTACAATGGATCTGGCTGACATTGCCCTTCAGGAATTTAACAATCTTTCAGGAGGCCAGCAGCAACGGGTTCTGATTGCCCGTGCCTTGGCACAAAAACCAAAAGTTCTTCTTCTGGATGAGCCTACTTCCGCCCTCGATATTGCCCATCAGCTTGAGGTGATGGAAATCATTCATAATCTTGTTCACAAGCAGAGAATAGCAGTATTGATGGTTGTTCATGATCTGAATCTCGCCTCCAGGTACGCAGACAAAATTGTCATGCTGGATGACGGGAAAATTCATACTTCGGGTACGGCAGAAAAGACTTTAACCTGCAGGAATATTGAAAAAGTATATGGGGTAGAAGTTGATATAAGCGGACACACCGGAAAGTTGGCCGTTACACCTATCAGAAGAGTTAACCAAAGGGGGCTAGGGATGAAACAGAAGGGATTTTTAAAGGACAGTTCTGTATCATCCAGTTGTTCTGCAGGCTCAAAAGGTTGTTTGTTCAATAGTAACAGAGCTTATGTCAAAAAATATTAA
- a CDS encoding ROK family protein, giving the protein MKKMIGTQTDLKHSNYSRVLSLIKKEGLISKSDISKQLNLSIVTVTKVCDNLISRGFCHYSALMSSTGGRRPMGVEFNPESRHIAVVDMSNEGCLYIALADLDWKVVADISTSIKEDHIQSILDTIEIQLTKLCSDSALKLNELLGCVVSIPGVENKRTGEIDTCNIESLLRVSLSGRLNKILDIPVMVENDADLAAMGFYNISRIKNLMYLHFTEGIGLGMVVNGRLHTGAMGFAGELASFKASDFDGEFNVLEDYASEQGFLNYYRTKCNDQKASDLNNSQLLDCFIKSLEKGSSKEQEMIDVVCRQLGNLLALLIDLFNPEQVILGGAEKRFIDLFLTGISRHVREHSTLSRFSDIEILYREGGTLLIVEGGASMYFESWLNKLEF; this is encoded by the coding sequence ATGAAAAAAATGATCGGTACACAGACTGACCTGAAACATAGTAATTACAGCCGTGTTCTTTCTCTGATAAAGAAAGAAGGGCTTATCAGTAAATCTGATATTTCCAAACAGCTTAATTTGAGTATTGTTACCGTCACAAAAGTCTGCGACAACCTGATCAGTAGAGGATTCTGTCATTACAGTGCACTTATGTCTTCAACAGGTGGAAGGCGTCCCATGGGTGTAGAGTTCAACCCGGAGTCCCGGCATATTGCAGTTGTAGATATGAGCAATGAGGGCTGTCTTTATATAGCACTGGCCGATCTGGACTGGAAGGTCGTGGCTGATATATCAACATCAATTAAAGAAGACCACATTCAATCTATTCTGGATACAATTGAAATCCAGCTTACAAAACTCTGTAGTGATTCAGCTTTAAAATTGAATGAACTTCTGGGCTGTGTTGTCTCCATTCCAGGTGTTGAAAATAAAAGAACAGGTGAAATCGACACCTGCAATATTGAATCTCTACTAAGAGTCTCCCTTTCCGGCCGTCTGAATAAAATACTGGACATTCCTGTAATGGTGGAGAATGACGCAGACCTGGCAGCCATGGGTTTTTACAATATCAGCAGAATAAAAAATCTGATGTATCTGCATTTTACAGAAGGTATCGGTCTGGGAATGGTCGTTAACGGAAGGCTGCATACGGGAGCCATGGGTTTTGCCGGAGAGCTGGCATCTTTTAAGGCTTCCGATTTTGACGGAGAATTCAATGTTCTTGAAGATTATGCCTCAGAACAGGGCTTTTTAAATTACTACAGAACAAAATGCAATGACCAGAAGGCATCTGATTTGAATAACAGTCAGCTTCTGGACTGCTTTATTAAATCCCTGGAAAAAGGATCTTCAAAGGAACAGGAAATGATTGATGTTGTATGCAGGCAGTTGGGAAACCTCCTTGCTCTGCTGATCGATCTTTTCAATCCTGAACAGGTCATTCTGGGTGGAGCTGAGAAAAGGTTTATTGATCTTTTCCTTACCGGCATATCCAGACATGTAAGAGAACATTCCACTCTCAGTCGTTTTTCGGATATTGAGATTCTGTACAGAGAAGGAGGAACCCTTCTGATCGTGGAGGGTGGTGCCTCAATGTACTTTGAGTCCTGGTTAAATAAATTGGAGTTTTAA
- a CDS encoding carbohydrate ABC transporter permease — MKKLGHLLAWFLGLIWVLPFVGLFVASIRPGDQLNHGWWNLENFSLTMENYYRVLVTSSIPMLRPLLNSAYISFLGTATPIVIGSLAAYAFARKYIPGKRIILMVLLSLMAIPLQMVAIPMFQIINKLNLLDTYWSLTILNTATGIPWIVFFLSNFIKGQPLEVEEAAQIDGCSSLAIFTRIVLPQTKPAFISVFVLQFVWCWLDFFLPLLFIYSPDKYTAVQVIPMLRGQFVTNWGLLSAASILVTAVPLLIFLFLQKYYIASSVGWVPEK; from the coding sequence ATGAAAAAATTAGGACATCTACTTGCCTGGTTCCTTGGCCTTATATGGGTACTTCCTTTTGTCGGATTATTTGTTGCTTCTATTCGTCCGGGAGATCAACTTAATCATGGCTGGTGGAATCTGGAGAATTTCTCCCTGACAATGGAAAACTATTACAGAGTGCTTGTGACCTCATCTATTCCGATGTTAAGACCACTTTTGAACTCTGCCTACATCTCATTCCTCGGTACGGCAACACCCATTGTCATAGGGTCCCTGGCGGCCTATGCATTTGCCCGTAAGTATATACCCGGAAAGAGAATCATATTGATGGTCCTTCTGAGTCTGATGGCTATCCCTCTTCAGATGGTTGCCATTCCGATGTTCCAGATAATTAATAAACTTAATCTTCTGGACACATACTGGAGTCTTACTATCCTGAACACAGCCACGGGAATTCCATGGATTGTTTTCTTTCTATCCAATTTTATCAAGGGTCAGCCTCTTGAGGTGGAAGAAGCTGCACAGATTGACGGATGCAGCAGTCTTGCCATCTTTACCCGCATTGTTCTGCCGCAGACGAAACCGGCTTTTATCTCTGTTTTTGTACTTCAGTTTGTCTGGTGCTGGCTGGACTTCTTTCTACCCCTGCTTTTTATCTACTCTCCGGACAAGTACACCGCTGTACAGGTCATTCCCATGCTGCGTGGACAGTTTGTTACAAACTGGGGACTCCTATCCGCGGCATCAATACTGGTTACAGCTGTACCCCTGCTGATTTTTCTTTTCCTGCAGAAATATTATATCGCCAGCTCAGTGGGCTGGGTTCCAGAAAAATAA
- a CDS encoding 6-phosphogluconolactonase, translated as MEGLIKEIKMGGLRLLVVKDYESLSMHAAQYLYDQTVKKADSHISIATGNTPEGAYARWISMIKENKISTDSLRIHKLDEWDAVSGDDPASCEYFLQNQIIRPLEISADRYNGVSCDAVDPEAECGRMAAFMENNPLDLSILGVGVEGHLGLNESSDKLHYGTHYIELASSSKGHGMLDATDVSVDHGMTSGIGEIMAAERILFLLSGSKKSGVFNSFMKRQISTDLPASVLWLHHDVTCICDQEAAALWMEDHK; from the coding sequence TTGGAAGGGCTGATAAAAGAGATAAAGATGGGGGGGCTGCGCCTCCTTGTTGTAAAGGATTATGAGAGTCTGAGTATGCATGCAGCTCAGTATCTGTATGATCAGACAGTAAAGAAAGCTGATTCACATATCAGCATTGCCACAGGGAATACACCCGAAGGCGCCTATGCCCGCTGGATCTCCATGATAAAGGAAAATAAAATATCTACAGACAGCCTCAGAATTCATAAACTGGACGAATGGGACGCTGTGTCGGGAGATGATCCTGCCAGTTGTGAGTATTTTCTACAAAATCAGATTATCAGGCCTCTGGAAATTTCTGCAGACCGCTACAACGGCGTATCCTGCGATGCTGTTGATCCAGAAGCAGAATGCGGCCGTATGGCTGCATTTATGGAGAATAATCCTCTGGATCTCTCCATTCTGGGAGTCGGTGTAGAAGGGCACCTGGGACTGAATGAATCATCGGATAAACTACATTACGGAACCCACTATATCGAACTGGCCTCTTCATCAAAGGGTCATGGAATGCTGGATGCCACAGATGTAAGTGTAGATCACGGTATGACCTCGGGTATTGGTGAAATTATGGCTGCAGAGAGGATTCTTTTCCTGCTGAGCGGCAGTAAAAAGAGCGGTGTATTCAATTCATTTATGAAAAGACAGATCTCTACAGATCTTCCGGCTTCAGTTCTCTGGCTTCACCATGATGTGACCTGCATCTGTGATCAGGAAGCTGCAGCCCTATGGATGGAAGACCATAAATGA
- a CDS encoding carbohydrate ABC transporter permease yields MKKIEKDTVLFLAPSMLLVIVFLVFPMLQSILLSLYDKSGDFIGLSNYLSVLKDPRVINWKNIPGRAPYGALINNIIWIIFHLPLTLFLGLLLAILLQKVRGGGVIQSIIFLGMVIPMVIAGILVRFLFSKNAGLVSNFMGSLGIDSLSGTWTAHPETALPALILVSIWLWTGYTLVVYRAALTGIPISYYEAAQIDGASPIQSFFKITLPLLKPATGVIIIMTVIWELKLFDIVYSSTGGGPGNSTNVLALEMYLTAFKFGDQNKGAAIATLMTFLSIVPIYYSVKDGIGSNKS; encoded by the coding sequence ATGAAAAAAATAGAAAAAGATACAGTTCTTTTTTTAGCCCCCAGTATGCTGTTGGTCATTGTTTTTTTGGTTTTTCCAATGCTGCAATCGATCTTGTTAAGCCTATATGATAAATCCGGCGACTTTATCGGGCTCTCAAATTATCTTTCAGTATTGAAAGATCCCCGAGTTATAAATTGGAAAAATATTCCTGGAAGGGCGCCCTATGGAGCTCTGATCAATAATATTATATGGATAATCTTTCATCTGCCCCTGACCCTCTTTCTGGGACTGCTTCTGGCAATCCTGCTGCAGAAGGTGCGGGGAGGCGGTGTTATTCAGAGTATTATTTTTCTTGGAATGGTTATTCCTATGGTCATTGCCGGAATCCTGGTTCGATTCCTTTTTTCTAAGAATGCAGGACTGGTGAGTAATTTTATGGGTTCTCTTGGTATCGACTCCCTAAGCGGAACATGGACTGCCCATCCTGAAACAGCTCTTCCTGCACTCATTCTCGTGTCCATCTGGTTATGGACGGGCTACACACTGGTTGTGTATCGTGCAGCACTTACAGGAATTCCTATCTCCTATTATGAAGCTGCGCAAATAGATGGTGCTTCACCAATCCAGTCATTTTTTAAGATAACTCTTCCTTTGCTTAAACCCGCAACGGGAGTCATCATCATTATGACTGTTATCTGGGAACTCAAGCTTTTTGATATTGTTTATTCCTCTACAGGAGGAGGTCCTGGAAACTCTACAAATGTTCTGGCACTGGAGATGTATCTGACTGCTTTTAAATTCGGAGATCAGAATAAAGGTGCTGCAATTGCAACCCTTATGACTTTTCTGTCAATTGTACCAATCTACTATTCAGTTAAAGACGGAATCGGGAGTAATAAATCATGA
- a CDS encoding trimethylamine methyltransferase family protein: MNRLKPYSGIEFPDDYISTVVDGAARLLEELGIELKSPALRSFFSEYYPGVSFKGDRICFPRGIVHNFIDELRAQPHIPKYEHDTVLSHGESWNCLNLADTKSGTIRPATEKDLARIVRFLDAYGVKGLVPPVSPSEYDAHLRDLHGTRICLENSPVYGAPTDTPEEKEAELYKEMSRVAERKIWILGMLLLNPMRFDERVMEFVLKHRDAPEFDIQMVSGLPSLGSTSPLVYPAAHIQGLAEDLASCLFMKASMGYNEPPYLRGDPFDMRYMNFVIAGPEYIMSDMANRKLYKYFAGEDRWWGYLLTMSKWPDQQAMYERSTCCYLQALNGATYFKGSGQMASDEVYSPEQVVFDRAIVKGAEHMLKGSAVTQSVDEALETIKEGISEGHFLSHDTTMENFRDFFCETEVFPATNLGQWKSQGEPGDLEQASRIVEKVSQENEFQRPSEVIKELRNICKKGEEIL, translated from the coding sequence ATGAATCGATTGAAACCTTATTCCGGAATTGAATTTCCGGATGATTATATCTCTACCGTTGTAGACGGTGCTGCCCGGCTTCTGGAAGAACTGGGTATAGAGCTTAAAAGCCCTGCTTTAAGAAGCTTTTTCTCAGAGTATTATCCCGGAGTCAGTTTCAAGGGAGACCGTATCTGTTTTCCCCGCGGCATCGTTCACAATTTTATTGATGAATTGAGAGCTCAGCCTCATATTCCCAAATATGAACACGACACAGTACTGTCTCATGGCGAATCCTGGAACTGTCTGAATCTGGCTGATACTAAAAGCGGTACAATTAGGCCGGCAACAGAAAAAGACCTGGCACGAATTGTCCGATTTCTGGATGCCTATGGTGTGAAAGGTCTTGTGCCTCCCGTTTCTCCGTCTGAATATGATGCCCATCTGCGTGATCTTCACGGAACCAGGATCTGTCTTGAAAATTCTCCTGTATACGGAGCACCCACAGATACTCCTGAAGAGAAGGAAGCTGAACTCTATAAAGAGATGTCCCGGGTGGCAGAACGAAAAATATGGATTCTCGGAATGCTCCTTCTCAATCCCATGCGCTTTGACGAAAGGGTTATGGAATTTGTATTAAAACACAGGGACGCACCCGAATTTGATATCCAGATGGTCAGCGGCCTACCATCTCTGGGCAGCACGTCTCCCCTTGTTTATCCGGCTGCTCATATACAGGGGCTGGCAGAAGACCTGGCTTCCTGTCTGTTTATGAAAGCCAGTATGGGATATAACGAACCACCTTATCTGAGGGGCGATCCCTTTGATATGCGTTATATGAATTTTGTCATTGCGGGCCCCGAGTACATCATGTCAGATATGGCAAACAGGAAACTTTATAAGTATTTTGCCGGTGAAGATCGTTGGTGGGGATATCTTCTGACCATGAGTAAATGGCCTGATCAGCAGGCTATGTATGAAAGAAGTACCTGCTGTTATCTGCAGGCTCTCAACGGAGCTACTTATTTCAAAGGAAGCGGTCAGATGGCTTCGGATGAAGTATACAGTCCCGAACAGGTCGTATTTGACCGGGCTATAGTGAAGGGTGCTGAACATATGCTTAAGGGCAGCGCCGTAACACAGAGTGTGGATGAAGCACTGGAGACAATCAAAGAAGGAATCTCTGAAGGGCATTTCCTTTCCCACGATACTACTATGGAAAATTTCAGAGACTTTTTCTGTGAAACAGAAGTGTTTCCCGCAACAAACCTGGGGCAGTGGAAGAGTCAGGGAGAACCCGGTGATCTGGAACAGGCCAGCCGGATTGTTGAGAAAGTCTCTCAGGAGAATGAATTCCAACGCCCCTCTGAAGTTATTAAGGAATTGAGGAATATCTGCAAAAAGGGCGAGGAGATTCTGTAA
- a CDS encoding ABC transporter substrate-binding protein produces MKRVLLGLLMMAVLTSGLFAKGAQEEESGVITLTIMAPWADGELAGFKPVMEAYEAENPGIKLEYVSGKPEDTATVLGSQFSVGKTPADVIDTSFSWYIREQGAAGHLLDFTDDFASDDFMAGAMDMVSVDGRAYGAPSVGGVTIAEYRKSFFKDNGLKDPTTLGSYDDFLDLIKEIQEIEGVEGAIGSGGGVGWTFTSVAETLILTFGGVDMHRGLTAGELSWTDPSVKMIFMDYLLPLIQEGYYGEPDEFDAVIKAMWDGIHGVYIGDSTDNMMLDPALDRGVFLYPGQKGVVLWNDFWFAPKYTEHEVETRKLLKFLATRGQEIQISNGGRMGTYTKIPMESYPQSEREVFEVIKGVAVVPDMDDTIGGKFQATFWGQMGLVWSRPDEATLDSVLETLQSASEETLSK; encoded by the coding sequence ATGAAACGAGTTTTATTGGGTTTATTGATGATGGCAGTTCTGACAAGCGGACTGTTCGCAAAAGGTGCTCAGGAAGAGGAGAGCGGAGTAATCACCCTCACAATTATGGCTCCCTGGGCTGATGGAGAGTTAGCGGGCTTTAAACCGGTAATGGAAGCCTATGAAGCGGAAAATCCCGGAATCAAGCTTGAATATGTATCCGGTAAACCGGAAGACACAGCAACAGTTCTCGGATCTCAGTTTTCAGTAGGTAAAACCCCGGCAGATGTTATCGATACATCTTTCTCATGGTATATCAGAGAGCAGGGTGCTGCCGGTCATCTTCTTGATTTTACAGATGATTTTGCATCAGATGATTTTATGGCCGGAGCTATGGATATGGTTTCTGTTGATGGAAGAGCTTATGGTGCCCCCAGTGTGGGTGGTGTAACCATCGCGGAATACAGAAAGTCCTTCTTTAAAGATAATGGACTTAAAGATCCTACAACTCTTGGAAGCTATGATGATTTTCTGGATCTGATCAAAGAGATTCAGGAAATTGAAGGTGTTGAGGGAGCCATCGGTTCCGGTGGTGGTGTAGGCTGGACTTTTACAAGTGTTGCAGAGACTCTGATCTTAACATTCGGCGGTGTAGATATGCATCGCGGTCTTACAGCGGGAGAACTGTCATGGACAGATCCTTCAGTTAAAATGATTTTCATGGACTATCTTCTGCCTCTTATTCAAGAGGGATACTATGGTGAACCCGATGAGTTTGATGCAGTCATCAAGGCAATGTGGGATGGAATTCATGGTGTGTATATCGGTGACAGTACTGACAATATGATGCTTGATCCTGCACTGGATCGTGGTGTTTTTCTTTATCCCGGTCAGAAAGGTGTTGTTCTTTGGAATGACTTCTGGTTTGCTCCCAAATATACAGAACATGAAGTGGAAACACGCAAACTTCTCAAGTTCCTTGCAACCCGTGGACAGGAAATTCAGATTTCCAATGGTGGACGTATGGGAACCTATACCAAAATCCCAATGGAAAGCTATCCTCAGTCTGAACGTGAAGTCTTTGAAGTAATCAAAGGTGTTGCCGTTGTTCCTGATATGGATGATACCATCGGTGGTAAATTTCAGGCTACATTCTGGGGTCAGATGGGACTCGTATGGTCAAGACCCGATGAGGCTACTCTGGATTCTGTATTAGAGACTCTTCAATCTGCTTCTGAAGAAACACTTTCTAAATAA